In Halogeometricum sp. S1BR25-6, a single genomic region encodes these proteins:
- a CDS encoding riboflavin synthase, with the protein MFTGIVECTGVVVAATDDEGGRRLRIAPEAAFEDLRHGQSIAVGGVCLTVEEFSVGADGEGGWFEVFLASETVEKTYLGDVGEGDRVNLERALRADGRLDGHIVQGHVDTTTTVTGIERVGDDWYFEFDLPESIANYVVGKGSVCLDGISLTVADRHEGDFAVAVIPTTYEVTTLSEKSVGDPVHVEVDVVAKYVENMVSGYADALRSD; encoded by the coding sequence ATGTTCACCGGAATCGTCGAGTGCACCGGCGTCGTCGTCGCCGCGACGGACGACGAGGGCGGCCGGCGCCTCCGCATCGCCCCCGAAGCGGCGTTCGAGGACCTCCGCCACGGCCAGTCCATCGCCGTCGGCGGCGTCTGTCTCACCGTCGAGGAGTTCTCGGTCGGCGCGGACGGGGAGGGGGGCTGGTTCGAGGTGTTTCTCGCCAGCGAGACGGTCGAGAAGACGTATCTCGGAGACGTGGGAGAGGGCGACCGGGTCAACCTCGAACGCGCTCTCAGGGCCGACGGCCGCCTCGACGGCCACATCGTGCAGGGGCACGTCGACACGACGACGACGGTGACCGGAATCGAACGCGTCGGCGACGACTGGTACTTCGAGTTCGACCTGCCCGAGTCGATAGCGAACTACGTCGTGGGAAAGGGCTCCGTCTGTCTCGACGGCATCAGCCTCACCGTCGCGGACCGCCACGAGGGCGATTTCGCCGTCGCCGTCATCCCGACGACGTACGAGGTGACGACGCTCTCGGAGAAGTCGGTGGGCGACCCCGTCCACGTCGAGGTGGACGTGGTGGCGAAGTACGTCGAGAACATGGTGTCGGGGTACGCCGACGCGCTCCGAAGCGACTGA